From a single Phaenicophaeus curvirostris isolate KB17595 chromosome 23, BPBGC_Pcur_1.0, whole genome shotgun sequence genomic region:
- the TCEA3 gene encoding transcription elongation factor A protein 3, with the protein MGPAEELVRIAKKLDKMVARKSTEGALDLLKSLTGYTMTIPLLQTTRIGVAVNSVRKHCSDEEVVASAKILIKNWKRLLESSSTPKKEKDVDGKKEKDVDGEKEKKEKRLGFASCPSEGGKHPRSRAEKHKEKHRERKPSKSNSHTTTPRGHPADSSSERVSSDGRSPAASSKKSPLDGKKERRDSADSRSSTTSAISSSSSPQKRPSGERRPSVGTSPSPAPTGSRRNSSDCREERANSSKAKAETPRTPTSPTVSPSPCLLAPCYLTGDSVRDKCIEMLTAALRMDDDYKELGVNCEKMASEIEDHIFQELKSTDMKYRNRVRSRISNLKDPKNPSLRKNVLCGAIPPSLIARMTAEEMASDELKELRNAMTQEAIREHQMAKTGGTVTDLFQCGKCKKKNCTYNQVQTRSADEPMTTFVLCNECGNRWKFC; encoded by the exons GAAGGGGCGCTGGATCTGCTCAAGTCCCTCACCGGCTACACCATGACCATCCCGCTGCTCCAG ACCACGCGGATCGGGGTGGCCGTCAACTCGGTGCGGAAGCACTGCTCGGATGAAGAGGTGGTGGCCTCAGCTAAAATCCTCATCAAGAACTGGAAGCGGCTGCTGG agtcctccagcaccccaaaaaaggagaaggacgtggatgggaagaaggagaaggacgtggatggggagaaggagaagaaggagaagcgGTTGGGATTTGCCAGCTGCCCCAGTGAAGGGGGGAAACACCCCAGAAGCCGAGCTGAGAAGCACAAGGAGAAGCACAGGGAGAG GAAGCCCAGCAAGTCCAATTCTCACACCACCACCCCTCGAGGCCACCCTGCCGACTCCAGCTCGGAGAG GGTCTCCAGCGATGGCCGGAGCCCCGCTGCGTCCTCGAAGAAGTCACCTCTGGATGGCAAGAAAGAGAG GAGAGACTCTGCTGACTCGAGGTCCTCCACCACCTCGgccatctcctcctcttcctctccacaaAAGAGACCGTCGGGGGAGAG GAGACCCTCTGTGGGCACCAGCCCCTCGCCAGCTCCCACCGGCTCCCGGAGGAACTCCAGCGACTGCAGGGAGGAGAG AgccaacagcagcaaagccaaagCGGAGACCCCACGGacccccaccagccccaccgTCTCGCCCAGCCCTTGCCTCCTGGCCCCCTGCTACCTCACAGGAGACTCGGTGAGGGACAAGTGCATCGAGATGCTGACGGCTGCCCTCCGCATGGATG ACGACTACAAGGAGCTCGGTGTCAACTGTGAGAAGATGGCATCGGAGATCGAAGACC ATATCTTCCAGGAGCTGAAGAGCACAGACATGAAGTATCGCAACCGGGTGCGGAGCAGGATCAGCAACCTGAAGGACCCCAAGAACCCCAGCCTGAGGAAGAACGTGTTGTGTGGGGCCATCCCACCCAGCCTGATCGCCCGCATGACTGCCGAG GAGATGGCCAGTGACGagctgaaggagctgaggaATGCCATGACCCAGGAGGCCATCCGCGAGCACCAGATGGCCAAGACGGGCGGCACCGTCACCGACCTCTTCCAATGTGGCAAGTGCAAGAAGAAGAACTGCACCTACAACCAG GTGCAGACACGCAGCGCTGATGAGCCCATGACAACGTTCGTGCTGTGCAACGAATGCGGGAACCGCTGGAAG TTCTGCTGA